A stretch of the Massilia varians genome encodes the following:
- a CDS encoding MFS transporter produces the protein MAVVTNEVAFTERENNRHTLRAVVASTVGWSLDLYDLFILLFVAPIIGRLFFPSDNPMLSLAAVYASFGVTVLMRPLGSALFGSYADRKGRKAAMIASMIGVGVSTAAFGLLPTVAQIGVLAPILFIVLRLIQGVFVGGVVASTHTIGTESVAPRWRGAVSGLIGGGGAGLGALLASVVYWTLSEIFPGEAFDEWGWRWMFFTGIISAVLGITIFSKLEESPMFKKMQEAKARSKATVVADAHPVRTLFSAKFRNILLVNLLLTIGGGAGYYLTSGFLPTYLKVVTGTPATTSGFILMLASVGVIVASIAAGHLSTLIGRKKAFVWIGVARLILLPAIALLMPGVTDTVTLAVYVIVFSMLGSMGYAPILIFLNERFPTAIRATGTGLSWNIGFAIGGLMPTFVSLSSPLPTDVPMSLALYLAGISVIFLIGALVVPETMGKLDEPQS, from the coding sequence ATGGCTGTGGTCACAAACGAAGTCGCATTCACGGAGCGGGAGAACAACCGCCATACGCTCAGGGCGGTGGTCGCCTCAACTGTCGGCTGGTCGCTCGACCTGTACGACCTGTTCATCCTGTTGTTCGTCGCGCCGATCATCGGCCGGCTGTTCTTCCCGTCCGACAACCCGATGTTGTCGCTGGCGGCGGTGTATGCCTCGTTCGGGGTTACCGTGCTGATGCGGCCGCTGGGCTCGGCCCTGTTCGGGTCCTACGCCGACCGCAAGGGCCGCAAGGCCGCCATGATCGCCTCGATGATCGGGGTCGGCGTCTCCACCGCGGCCTTCGGCCTGCTGCCGACCGTCGCCCAGATCGGCGTGCTCGCACCGATCCTGTTCATCGTCCTGCGCCTGATCCAGGGCGTGTTCGTGGGCGGCGTGGTCGCCTCGACCCACACCATCGGCACCGAGTCGGTGGCGCCGCGCTGGCGCGGCGCGGTCTCGGGCCTGATCGGCGGCGGCGGCGCCGGCCTCGGCGCCCTGCTGGCTTCGGTGGTCTACTGGACCCTGTCCGAGATCTTCCCGGGCGAGGCCTTCGACGAATGGGGCTGGCGCTGGATGTTCTTCACCGGCATCATCAGCGCCGTGCTGGGCATCACGATCTTCAGCAAGCTCGAAGAATCGCCCATGTTCAAGAAGATGCAGGAAGCCAAGGCACGCAGCAAGGCGACCGTGGTGGCCGATGCACATCCGGTCCGCACCCTGTTCAGCGCCAAGTTCCGCAACATCCTGCTGGTCAACCTGTTGCTGACCATCGGCGGCGGCGCCGGCTACTACCTGACCTCGGGCTTCCTGCCCACCTACCTGAAGGTGGTGACCGGGACCCCGGCCACGACCTCCGGCTTCATCCTGATGCTGGCCAGCGTCGGCGTCATCGTCGCCTCGATCGCCGCCGGGCACCTGAGCACCCTGATTGGACGCAAGAAGGCCTTCGTCTGGATCGGCGTCGCGCGCCTGATCCTGCTGCCGGCGATCGCCCTCCTGATGCCGGGCGTGACCGATACGGTGACGCTGGCGGTCTACGTCATCGTCTTCAGCATGCTCGGCAGCATGGGTTATGCCCCGATCCTGATCTTCCTGAACGAGCGCTTCCCGACGGCGATTCGCGCCACCGGCACCGGCCTCTCGTGGAACATCGGCTTCGCGATCGGCGGCCTGATGCCGACCTTCGTGTCGCTCAGCTCGCCGCTGCCGACCGACGTGCCGATGTCGCTGGCACTCTACCTCGCCGGCATCAGCGTCATCTTCCTGATCGGCGCCCTGGTCGTGCCCGAAACCATGGGCAAGCTCGACGAGCCGCAGTCCTGA
- a CDS encoding sterol desaturase family protein — protein MHAKDQKIRERSARFRDEYVAATPGWYRGEMHLGFTLLFTGSVIAWCLFQIENSRWQEWMIALPIFLFGNWAEWAAHRYLLHRPSKYFNAIYKRHCAVHHQFFTHVTLEYEGQKMWRALLFPPFAPVMFVLAALPFALLVGWLWSANAGYIAMLTMAGYFLMYEALHTLSHVVDSPFLDRLPLVNTVRRMHVIHHHPELMATRNFNLTFPICDALFGTSDLRKGLWGTLFHGSGHATMGEEERRIVGPDAATPVAEDRRKHHNL, from the coding sequence ATGCATGCAAAGGACCAGAAGATCCGCGAACGCTCTGCCCGCTTTCGTGACGAGTACGTCGCCGCCACGCCCGGCTGGTACCGCGGCGAGATGCACCTTGGCTTCACCCTGCTGTTCACCGGCAGCGTGATCGCGTGGTGCCTGTTCCAGATCGAGAATTCGCGCTGGCAGGAATGGATGATCGCGCTGCCGATCTTCCTGTTCGGTAACTGGGCCGAGTGGGCGGCGCACCGCTACCTGCTGCACCGCCCGAGCAAGTACTTCAACGCGATCTACAAGCGCCACTGCGCGGTGCACCACCAGTTCTTCACCCACGTCACCCTCGAGTACGAGGGACAGAAGATGTGGCGCGCACTGCTGTTCCCGCCGTTTGCACCGGTGATGTTCGTGCTGGCGGCGCTGCCCTTCGCGCTGCTGGTGGGCTGGCTGTGGTCCGCCAACGCCGGGTATATCGCGATGCTGACCATGGCCGGCTACTTCCTCATGTACGAGGCGCTGCACACCCTGTCGCACGTGGTCGACAGCCCCTTCCTCGACCGCCTGCCGCTGGTGAACACGGTGCGCCGCATGCATGTGATCCACCACCATCCGGAGTTGATGGCCACCCGCAACTTCAACCTGACCTTCCCGATCTGCGATGCCCTGTTCGGCACCAGCGACTTGCGCAAGGGCCTGTGGGGCACGCTGTTCCACGGCAGCGGGCATGCCACCATGGGCGAAGAAGAGCGGCGCATCGTCGGCCCCGATGCGGCCACCCCAGTGGCCGAAGACCGGCGCAAGCATCACAATTTGTGA
- a CDS encoding GMC family oxidoreductase has protein sequence MAHLELAQESFDYLIVGGGSAGCVLANRLSADPGMRVALIEAGTDTPPGAVPAEILDSYPMPLFWGERYIWPELKARATAGAAPKVYEQGRVMGGGSSINVQAANRGLPRDYDGWARDGADGWGWDEVLPYFRKLERDLDFPDSPLHGSKGPIPIRRIMPDAWPRFCHAFAAGLRSSGLPYLDDQNAEFGDGLFPAAFSNIDDRRVSTAVGYLDAATRARPNLRIHAGMRVEQLVMRQGAASGVIAVDARGNRVRFAAREVIVSAGALQSPALLQRAGIGDARLLRELGVPVVADRPGVGRNLQDHPALTFCHFLAPEFRMPLARRRASMTAARFSSQLDGCEPGDMYMSSATRAAWHALGNRLGLFFLWCNRPYSRGQVRILSSDPLVAPEVELNLLSDERDLERMALGVRRLAQVLQRTDLHRHPGDFFPAAFSPRIKALSRVSPANDLLTRLLGIGLDTPAPLRRWIIERFVTGGQRMAALLADEAALHAFIRKSVFGVWHASGTCRMGPAHDRQAVTDSEGRVYGVANLRVVDASLMPSLPSANTNIPTIMMAEKIADAILSRRPGAGMRQQRVLAVDP, from the coding sequence GTGGCGCATCTGGAACTGGCACAGGAAAGTTTCGACTACCTGATCGTGGGCGGAGGATCGGCAGGCTGTGTGCTCGCCAACCGCCTGTCCGCCGATCCCGGCATGCGGGTCGCCCTGATCGAGGCCGGCACCGACACGCCGCCGGGCGCGGTACCGGCGGAAATCCTCGACAGCTACCCGATGCCGCTGTTCTGGGGCGAGCGCTATATCTGGCCGGAGCTGAAAGCGCGCGCCACCGCCGGCGCCGCCCCCAAGGTCTACGAACAGGGCCGCGTGATGGGCGGCGGCTCGAGCATCAACGTGCAGGCTGCCAACCGTGGTCTGCCGCGCGACTATGACGGCTGGGCCCGCGATGGCGCGGACGGCTGGGGCTGGGACGAGGTGCTGCCCTATTTCCGCAAGCTCGAGCGCGACCTCGACTTTCCCGACTCTCCCCTGCACGGCAGCAAGGGCCCGATTCCGATCCGCCGCATCATGCCCGACGCCTGGCCGCGCTTTTGCCACGCCTTCGCGGCAGGCCTGCGCTCCAGTGGCCTGCCCTACCTGGACGACCAGAACGCCGAATTCGGCGACGGACTGTTCCCGGCGGCATTCTCGAACATCGACGACCGCCGCGTCTCCACCGCCGTCGGCTACCTCGACGCCGCCACGCGCGCCCGGCCCAATCTGCGCATCCACGCCGGCATGCGGGTCGAGCAGCTCGTCATGAGGCAGGGCGCGGCGAGCGGCGTGATCGCCGTCGACGCGCGCGGCAACCGGGTGCGCTTCGCCGCCCGCGAAGTCATCGTCTCGGCGGGCGCGCTGCAATCGCCCGCGCTGCTGCAGCGCGCCGGGATCGGCGATGCCCGGCTGTTGCGCGAGCTCGGCGTGCCGGTGGTGGCCGACCGGCCCGGCGTCGGCCGCAACCTGCAGGACCACCCGGCACTCACCTTCTGCCACTTCCTGGCTCCGGAATTCCGCATGCCGCTGGCGCGCCGCCGCGCCAGCATGACGGCAGCCCGCTTTTCCTCGCAGCTGGACGGCTGCGAGCCGGGCGACATGTACATGTCGAGCGCCACCCGCGCCGCCTGGCATGCGCTCGGCAACCGCCTGGGCCTGTTCTTCCTCTGGTGTAACCGGCCGTATTCGCGCGGGCAGGTACGGATCCTGTCGTCCGATCCCCTGGTCGCGCCCGAAGTCGAACTGAACCTGCTCTCGGACGAGCGCGACCTGGAGCGCATGGCGCTCGGCGTGCGCCGGCTTGCGCAAGTACTGCAGCGCACCGACCTGCACCGCCACCCCGGCGACTTCTTCCCGGCCGCGTTCTCGCCGCGCATCAAGGCCCTCAGCCGCGTGAGCCCGGCCAACGACCTGCTGACGCGGCTGCTCGGCATCGGCCTCGACACCCCGGCTCCCCTGCGGCGCTGGATCATCGAGCGCTTCGTTACCGGCGGCCAGCGCATGGCGGCGCTGCTGGCCGACGAGGCAGCGCTGCATGCCTTCATCCGCAAGAGCGTGTTCGGGGTGTGGCATGCCAGCGGCACCTGCCGCATGGGCCCTGCGCATGACCGCCAGGCCGTCACCGATTCCGAGGGCCGCGTATACGGCGTGGCGAATCTGCGCGTGGTGGACGCCTCGCTCATGCCCAGCCTGCCCTCGGCGAACACCAACATCCCCACCATCATGATGGCCGAAAAAATCGCCGACGCGATCCTGTCGCGCCGGCCAGGGGCCGGCATGCGTCAGCAGCGCGTGCTGGCCGTAGATCCCTGA
- a CDS encoding xanthine dehydrogenase family protein molybdopterin-binding subunit → MEMKIAHIDGQQQAGPFVGRPMRRIEDASLLTGRGQYGDDVGVKPGTLHAAIVRSPHAHATLNGIDSSRAETAPGVRAVLTGRDLAAWSKPFVVGVKAPMEMWALAVDRVRYAGEPVAVVVADTRYLAEDAADLLVVDYTQLDPVVSIESAIRPDAPILHEGHGSNIASDRSFRYGDPETAFANAPHTVELTVHYPRNSCTPIEGAVVVADYLSEEEGYDVASNFMGPFSLHTVMALALRVPGHKLRHRTFRDSGGSFGVKHAVFQYAVLMCLASRKAGAPVKWVEDRLEHLGGLTSSTNRLSTIRAAVEGDGRITALSYDQFDDVGGYLRAPEPATFYRMHGVLTGAYAIPNLAVRNRVVLTNKTPAGLVRGFGGPQVYFQLERLMQRIAVELGLEQLEVYRRNFIPADAFPYQAAAGALIDSGNYQRALELMQDEGGLAALYEKRKRARAEGRLYGIGFAAIVEPSISNMGYITTVLPKEARAKAGPKNGAIASASVAIDPLGGINVTIASAPAGQGHRTVCAQVVADVLGVEPDQVAVNVEFDTQKDAWSVAAGNYSSRFAGAVAGTVHLAAGKIRDKLALVAAPQLGVDPVDVVFAGGKVHAKGDPSRSLPFLRMAASPHWAPGLLPEGVEPGLRETAFWTAPQLGAPDEQDRVNTSAAYGFAFDVCGVEIDRNTGRVTIDKYVTTHDAGKILNPALADGQIRGAFAQGLGAALMEEFRYGEDGSFQSGTFADYLVPTTCEVPEPQIIHIETPSPFTPLGAKGLGEGNNMSTPPCIGNAVADALGLKDVELPLTPSKVADLIGADEPPPSPAVRQAQAAPAPATAGGGKGGKALAARGEVLLDAPPEAVFRVLLDPVALAKVIPGCNALEPAGEHRYRADVSVGVGMIKARYAAEVALSELDPPRSLRLAGSGLSAVGSARGSGVVTLEPSNGGTLLRYDYAAEVSGKVAAVGSRMLEGAAKIVLNQLFEQLGREAGGKGAAVAAPSAKRGLLARILALFGVQR, encoded by the coding sequence ATGGAAATGAAGATCGCCCATATCGACGGGCAGCAGCAGGCCGGGCCCTTCGTGGGCCGCCCGATGCGGCGCATCGAGGATGCCTCGCTCCTGACCGGGCGCGGCCAGTACGGCGACGACGTCGGCGTCAAGCCGGGCACCCTGCACGCGGCCATCGTGCGCTCGCCGCATGCCCACGCGACTCTGAACGGCATCGACAGCAGCCGTGCCGAAACCGCTCCGGGAGTGCGCGCCGTGCTGACCGGGCGCGACCTGGCCGCCTGGTCCAAGCCCTTCGTGGTCGGCGTCAAGGCGCCGATGGAGATGTGGGCACTGGCGGTGGACCGGGTACGCTATGCGGGCGAGCCGGTCGCGGTGGTGGTCGCGGATACGCGCTACCTCGCGGAGGACGCCGCGGACCTGCTGGTGGTCGACTACACCCAGCTCGACCCGGTGGTGTCGATCGAGTCCGCGATCCGCCCCGACGCTCCCATCCTGCACGAAGGCCACGGCAGCAACATCGCCAGCGACCGGAGCTTTCGCTACGGCGACCCGGAAACCGCTTTCGCCAATGCGCCGCACACGGTGGAGCTCACGGTGCACTATCCGCGCAACTCATGCACCCCGATCGAAGGCGCGGTGGTGGTCGCCGACTACCTGTCGGAAGAAGAAGGCTACGACGTCGCCTCCAACTTCATGGGGCCGTTCTCCCTGCACACCGTGATGGCGCTGGCGCTGCGCGTGCCCGGCCACAAGCTGCGCCACCGTACCTTCCGCGATTCCGGCGGCAGCTTCGGCGTCAAGCACGCGGTGTTCCAGTACGCGGTGCTGATGTGCCTGGCCTCGCGCAAGGCCGGCGCCCCCGTCAAATGGGTCGAGGACCGGCTCGAGCACCTGGGCGGCCTGACCTCGTCCACCAACCGCCTGTCGACCATCCGCGCCGCCGTGGAAGGCGACGGCCGCATCACAGCCCTGTCGTACGACCAGTTCGACGACGTCGGCGGCTACCTGCGCGCGCCGGAGCCGGCCACCTTCTACCGCATGCACGGCGTTCTTACCGGCGCTTATGCGATCCCGAACCTGGCGGTGCGCAACCGCGTGGTGCTGACCAACAAGACCCCGGCCGGCCTGGTGCGTGGCTTCGGCGGGCCCCAGGTTTACTTCCAGCTCGAGCGCCTGATGCAGCGCATCGCCGTCGAACTGGGGCTGGAGCAGCTCGAGGTCTACCGCCGCAACTTCATTCCCGCCGATGCCTTCCCCTACCAGGCGGCGGCCGGCGCCCTGATCGACTCGGGCAACTACCAGCGCGCGCTGGAACTGATGCAGGACGAAGGCGGTCTGGCTGCCCTGTACGAAAAGCGCAAGCGCGCCCGTGCCGAAGGCCGGCTGTACGGCATCGGCTTTGCCGCGATCGTCGAGCCCTCGATCTCGAACATGGGCTACATCACGACCGTCCTGCCGAAGGAAGCGCGCGCCAAGGCCGGCCCGAAGAACGGCGCCATCGCCTCGGCCAGCGTGGCCATCGACCCACTCGGCGGCATCAACGTCACCATCGCCTCGGCCCCTGCCGGCCAGGGCCACCGCACCGTGTGCGCCCAGGTGGTGGCCGACGTGCTGGGCGTGGAGCCGGACCAGGTCGCCGTCAACGTCGAATTCGACACCCAGAAGGATGCCTGGTCGGTCGCGGCCGGCAACTACTCGAGCCGCTTCGCCGGGGCGGTGGCCGGCACCGTGCACCTGGCCGCCGGCAAGATCCGCGACAAGCTGGCGCTGGTGGCGGCGCCGCAGCTCGGCGTGGACCCGGTCGACGTCGTCTTCGCCGGCGGCAAGGTGCACGCGAAGGGCGACCCGTCACGTTCCCTGCCTTTTCTCCGCATGGCCGCCAGTCCGCACTGGGCTCCTGGCCTGCTGCCGGAAGGCGTCGAGCCGGGCCTGCGCGAAACCGCCTTCTGGACCGCCCCGCAGCTCGGCGCGCCGGACGAGCAGGACCGCGTCAACACCTCGGCCGCCTACGGCTTCGCGTTCGACGTATGCGGCGTCGAGATCGACCGCAATACCGGCCGCGTGACGATCGACAAGTACGTCACCACCCACGACGCCGGCAAGATCCTGAACCCGGCCCTGGCCGACGGCCAGATCCGCGGCGCGTTTGCCCAGGGCCTGGGCGCGGCATTGATGGAGGAATTCCGCTACGGCGAGGACGGCAGCTTCCAGTCCGGCACCTTCGCCGACTACCTGGTGCCCACCACCTGCGAAGTGCCGGAACCGCAGATCATCCACATCGAGACGCCTTCTCCCTTCACGCCGCTGGGCGCCAAGGGCCTCGGCGAAGGCAACAACATGAGCACGCCGCCGTGCATCGGCAACGCGGTGGCCGACGCACTCGGCCTGAAGGACGTCGAACTGCCGCTCACGCCCTCGAAGGTCGCCGACCTGATCGGTGCCGACGAGCCGCCGCCCTCGCCTGCGGTGCGTCAGGCGCAGGCCGCGCCCGCACCGGCAACGGCCGGCGGCGGCAAGGGTGGCAAAGCGCTCGCCGCGCGCGGCGAAGTGCTGCTCGACGCGCCGCCCGAAGCCGTGTTCCGGGTCCTGCTCGACCCGGTGGCGCTGGCCAAGGTCATCCCCGGCTGCAACGCGCTGGAGCCGGCGGGAGAACACCGCTACCGGGCCGACGTCAGTGTCGGCGTGGGCATGATCAAGGCGCGCTACGCCGCCGAGGTGGCGCTGTCCGAACTCGATCCGCCGCGCAGCCTGCGCCTGGCCGGTTCCGGTCTGTCCGCGGTCGGCAGCGCGCGCGGCAGCGGCGTCGTCACGCTGGAGCCATCGAACGGCGGCACGCTGCTGCGCTACGACTACGCGGCCGAAGTGTCGGGCAAGGTGGCCGCCGTGGGCAGCCGCATGCTGGAGGGCGCCGCCAAGATCGTGCTGAACCAGCTGTTCGAGCAGCTCGGCCGCGAGGCCGGCGGCAAAGGGGCGGCCGTGGCCGCACCCTCAGCGAAACGCGGCCTGCTGGCACGCATCCTGGCCCTGTTTGGAGTACAACGATGA
- a CDS encoding FAD binding domain-containing protein, whose translation MKPQAFDYARPASLDEAVALLTDAGDDARILAGGQSLMAVLNLRLAQPSVLIDISRVPDLNYVRPSGGKLAIGAAATQGSVEWRATLATEVPLLAQAFPHISHFQIRNRGTVCGSLAHADPSAELPLALLALGGEVVLRSRRGQRTVAAADFFQGMLMTARAPDELLVEARYPLAQPGVRYAFDEFSGRHGDFAMCAVAAVVGPDSIRLAVGGVSDRPTVRTWGRIAGDDLASAINDFAWELGAKDDHHASAKFRRQLVRHLGRAAIEKALS comes from the coding sequence ATGAAACCGCAAGCATTCGACTACGCCCGTCCCGCCAGCCTTGATGAAGCCGTCGCCCTGCTCACCGACGCCGGCGATGACGCGCGCATCCTGGCCGGTGGCCAGTCGCTGATGGCCGTCCTGAACCTGCGCCTGGCCCAGCCGAGCGTGCTGATCGACATTTCGCGCGTCCCGGACCTGAACTATGTCCGCCCAAGCGGCGGCAAGCTCGCCATCGGCGCCGCCGCGACCCAGGGCAGCGTCGAGTGGCGCGCCACGCTGGCCACGGAAGTGCCGCTGCTGGCCCAGGCCTTCCCGCACATCTCGCACTTCCAGATCCGCAACCGCGGCACCGTGTGCGGCTCGCTCGCCCATGCCGACCCGAGCGCCGAGCTGCCCCTGGCCCTGCTGGCCTTAGGGGGCGAAGTGGTGCTGCGCAGCCGCCGCGGCCAGCGCACCGTCGCCGCAGCCGATTTCTTCCAGGGCATGCTGATGACGGCGCGGGCGCCGGACGAACTGCTGGTGGAAGCGCGCTATCCGCTGGCCCAGCCGGGCGTGCGCTATGCCTTCGACGAGTTCTCCGGCCGCCATGGCGACTTCGCCATGTGCGCGGTGGCGGCCGTGGTCGGCCCCGACAGTATCCGGCTGGCCGTCGGCGGCGTCTCGGACCGGCCGACGGTGCGGACCTGGGGCCGCATCGCCGGCGACGACCTGGCGTCGGCGATCAACGATTTCGCCTGGGAGCTGGGCGCCAAGGACGACCACCACGCCTCGGCCAAGTTCAGGCGGCAACTGGTGCGCCACCTGGGGCGCGCCGCGATTGAAAAGGCACTCTCATGA